The genomic window TTTTCCCAAACATATCAAAAGATTCATCTGTAACACCAATATAATTACCTAAAGATTTTGACATTTTTTGAACACCATCTAAACCTTCTAAAATTGGCATCATTAAAACTGCTTGTTGTTTTTTACAGTTATATGCTTTTTGCAAAGTTCTTCCCATTAAAAGATTGAATTTTTGATCTGTTCCACCAAGTTCTATATCTGTATTCATAGCAACAGAATCATAACCTTGCAATAGTGGATATAAAAATTCACTAACAGCTATTGGAGTATTTGAAGAATATCTTTTTGAAAAATCATCTCTTTCTAGCATTCTTGCAACTGTTAAATTTGAACCTAAAGAAATTAAACCAGCTGTTCCCAATTCTTTTAACCATGTTGAATTGAATTTTACTTCTGTTTTTTTAGGATCTAAAATTTTAAAAACTTGTTCTTTATAAGTTTCTGCATTTTCTAAAACTTGCTCACGGCTTAATATTTTTCTTGTTTCACTTTTTCCAGTTGGATCACCAATTGCTGCTGTGAAATCTCCAATTAAAAATTGAACAATTCCTCCAAATTTTTGGAAAGCTGCTAATTTTTGAATAAGAACAGTATGACCTAAATGAATATCTGGAGCTGTTGGATCAAATCCAGCTTTTACATAAAAATTTTCACCTGTTTCAAAATATCTTTTTACAAGTTTTTCTATTGCTTCAATGTCGATAATTTCTGCAGTTCCTCTTTTTATCTCTTCTAATGCCTCTTGAACTCTTTTTTCCATTAATTTTTACCCTTTAATTATTTGTTATAAGCATCTTTTTTTGAATAAAATTCTATAACTT from Arcobacter venerupis includes these protein-coding regions:
- the tyrS gene encoding tyrosine--tRNA ligase, whose translation is MEKRVQEALEEIKRGTAEIIDIEAIEKLVKRYFETGENFYVKAGFDPTAPDIHLGHTVLIQKLAAFQKFGGIVQFLIGDFTAAIGDPTGKSETRKILSREQVLENAETYKEQVFKILDPKKTEVKFNSTWLKELGTAGLISLGSNLTVARMLERDDFSKRYSSNTPIAVSEFLYPLLQGYDSVAMNTDIELGGTDQKFNLLMGRTLQKAYNCKKQQAVLMMPILEGLDGVQKMSKSLGNYIGVTDESFDMFGKILSISDELMWRYFELLSSKSLKEIDEIKEGVKNETLHPKKVKESLAMEIVERFHGNGEGEKAKEEFERVFAKKDIPTDMPEFTFEAPIWICQALVDCKLVDSTSQARRDIKANAVSINQEKIDDDKLNLQNGEYILQKGKKNFAKIVIK